TCGATGGCCTGGCGCCGGGCCTTGGGGACACGGTAtggcctttgtctcaccactacaccgggaggagtcttgatttcatgctggaccagctgaGTCATTCCCGGGGCAGCCGAAAACACATCTGCAAACTGGTCGATCAGCTCggtaagctcctgtctttgggTGGGAGTGAGGTCCTCCCCGAAGCCGACCAAGGTATCCTTGCCCCGGTCCGAGTCCTGAGCTGCGAACGCCGACACCACCGGGGTTGGTTCCAcccactttttcagcaggtttacatGGTATAGCTTCCCGTCCTTCGGCTTACCGGGCTGCTGTAGGCGGTAGTTGACTgggccccggcgctcgaggacagtgtatggaccttgccaccgggcgaggaacttgcaggcgctgctgggcactaataggaggacccggtcccccggctggaattcccggggctgtgcggggcggttgtataccttcttctgctcctcctgcgccgccagcatgtgctcccggacgatggggcccaccctgtcaatcctTGCTTGCATGTCCTGCACGTACTCGACGACGGAGCGGAAGggggatggttgctcctcccaggcttcgcgGGCTACATCCAACAATCCCCGCGGCCGCCGCCCGAACAGGAGCTCGAAGggcgtgaagcccgtggacgcctgggggcactcccgaACGGCAAAGAGTAcataggggaggaggaggtcccagttcctcccctcctcgtccaccacccggcgcagcatccgCTTGAGGGTCTGATTGAACCTCTCAACAAGTCCGTCggtttgggggtggtagacggacgtccggaggtgcttcacctgtaacatacgacacaaatccgccattagcttcgagacaaaaggcgtaccttggtcggtcaacacgtccttggggatccccactcgactgaagaggagtaccagctccctggcgatgttttgcgaggtggccttgcggagcggcaccgcctcagggtaccgagtggcgtagtcgaccaggaccaggatgtattcatggccccgggcagacttgggtaggggccccacaagatccatgcccactcgctcaAACGGGACGCCGATGATGGGCAGGGGTATCAGGGGCGCCGGCGGGGGCCTCCGCGGGGCAGTGTGTTGGCACTGCGGGCACTGTTGGCAAAAGGCCCGGACCTCCGCCTCCATCCTGGGCCACACGAAGCGGTCCCGCAGTTTCTCCAGGGTATTtcgggcccccaggtggccgccgaggggatgggtgtgggctaGGTGTAATAAGACGGCTGTCTTGGCTCGGggcaccaccagtaggtccacctgctccccgcggcggCAGGCCCGTTGGTACAGGAGCCCCCCTCGGACGAGGAAGTACGATGTGGGGAgcctcaggtctgggctctggtcgaccccctcCATCACCCgtacctgggcccagcagtgcttcagccggtcatcctccttctgctcccggcTGAACTTCCCCTCCCGGTTTACCTGGGGAAAGACAGACGCCAGAGAGTTAGTAGTTTGGGGGGTCTTACCTTCTGAGGGGGCCTctccgtcgtcctgggccaggtaggccggCCAGGTTGGGATCCCCTTCCCCCGCCGCCGCGGTCTCCGGGGCTCGGCTCTCGGTACCACCCggaatcctggccagtctcGTCCCAGGAGGAGGGGCACGGGGAGTTCGGGGATGATTCCGACCTGGAGGGGCCAGGTGCCGGCTTCGCtccggatctggacctcagctgaggggacctcccgggtgtccccatggacgcatGTCACGGTAAGCGTCCCGCTTGGGCGGCGCCCctcaggcaggatggagggttgggcaagggtcaccgtgctcccggtgtccagtagggcggttaccggtctcccttcgacccacaccgtcacggagggcgcctccggcggttgctgctgatggagggcgcagcctgccagccatggttttgtaagcagccgggcggcttccctctccggctctgtaggcatgggctcgtctcgggggtgttcacaagtgggcgccctctgggggttcctccagatgcggggccgggtctggcggtcagaccgggggccctgggcaccgaggggccgatcgaggtgctgctgctccccggagtcgagctccagggtggccaaggtTTGCTCCAGGGCAGTCAGGAGTTCCTGGGGCGTAGTTGGGGCGTGGGCCCCCacggcctgtctctctgcccgggGTAGCGCTCTCAGGAAACGGTCGACCGCCACCTTCTCCGCCACCTCCGAGGCGGTATGCCGATCCGGTCGGAGCCATCGTTTGGTGATCCGTATGAGGGCGTTCATCTGGCAACGTGGTCGGGCACCTGATCGATAAACCCAACGATGGAATTCAGTAGCTGCCTGGCCAGGGGTTCGGCCACACCacgccaggactccctccttcatcgccaggtagtccgtggcctcctccggctcgagggcatagtaggctgttcgggcctctcccgtgagcaggGGACCAAGGGCACGGGGCCAGTCGTCACTGTCCCACCCCTCCCGGCGGGCGATACTCTCGAAGGTCTCGAAGTACGCCTCGAGGTCCTCTTCGGGGCCAAGGGGGGGTAGTAGGCGGCGGATCTCGCTGGTTGCGTCGGGGAGAGGCATGGAGGCGGCGGGGGTCTCAGTCCTCATggcgatcagtgtctgtgtggcgaCCTGAAGGCTTTCGGCGAGCCGCTGTGTCACggcgtgctgctggaggctggtctCCAGCAGGTGTTGCAGGGTGTGGTCCATTTTGTGgggttccctttttttttttttcccccctctctctctttcgcgggtttatttataattttttttttttttttttttgtgttttttttttttgtcttgtagtaggcgggtctgtactatgcccgcatcctccaccagttgtgaggaattagcccggggaagggcggcgtacagacccaaaggagacagaaggatggttgcaagcggtggtttattgtggctagggtgaggtgaatgtgttataagtggatgagtgcggggttttgtgaaggcgtgacggccggcggagtctactcgtggcggaggcgggattcccgaggcggggcgggggttttcccgggccggcgtcctccgtgtgtgcgactctcactatctggcggtctcgtccgcgcttgtgcctcggagtccgttttgacgctacgatattctccTCCCCTTCCCAGcaggaagcgcgcccttttatcctcctccgccatcgcctgagtggtgggacttccccgttggatccgccaatcgctggccggagtcgcgtcagtcccgccctgccgcggcggtccttccggctggcggaatgttcggcaggaagctgcccacgtcgtgccggtgcggcagttggagaaggagcattttccctcttgtgtgcgccggatctctgcccgtcgtgatatatatatatatatatatatatatatgagaaataTTAGAACTGTGTTCAAGATATAGTTATGTACGGAGATGTTTTGCCATGTAGCGCATGGTTCATTTAAACCAAATTCTTGCACGGATGAAAATTCTTGCATAGATTTTCAAGAAGAGAAGACTAATCTTAATTTGTTTTGCTTCCATTAATTATAATGCAAAGTTGAATTAAAATTGGTTGACAATATAATTTAGTGCTTCTgatcacacatacattatatgaaaaataataagacTTATACAGAGTACATTCTCCttcacagaaaacaaaaaaaaccccaggtGTATACTATTCAGTGTTGTTCCTGACACATGATTGACTAGGACAAATTCTTAGCTTTAACTTATCAAGAACTCTTGAGGCGACACGAGCACCAACAGGTTTCGAACATTGTCATTGAATAGGTCAGTTGGAGAAAGATTGGAAGCAGAATGTTAACAGGCAGCTTTACAGTCAGTGAGGATTGTGTGTTTGATCCAGGGTCAAAAAGACAGACTATTCAGTATTCCAAATCAAAATCTCATTCACCAACTACAATCTCTACAATCTACAATCTCAGTGCCAACTCTAATTACTGTTTAATTCTTTAGACCAGAAATTCAAGTTCAGGTATTTGCGTGGTACTTTCACCATTTTTCAATAGGGGTTGTGCAACGAGCAGCTGAATAAGAGATTACAGCTCATTTTTTCCATCTTTGTAAACAATGGTAAGATAATACACCCACGATCATACAACGTTAAATGAACTTTGTCAGTTTCAGTATTATTCATATGAATAGATCTTTCAATTCATATAATGACACTTAATAAATAGGTCTATGTttagaaataaacatttatacgCAAGATAATATACTTTGCTCACTAACTTTACTGTTTCAggtttattctttaaaaaataataaataaataaataaataaattgaaagggggaggaaaaaaaacaaacaaaaaaaaaaaaaaaccctacccACAGTAATATTTCCTTCTTCTTGATATTTAGTTCAGTTTAAAACTTCTTATGCTACTTTGTTTCAATACAAATATTTGCTTCTAATATAACTTCATCTCAGGTTTACACAGAAACAATTCACAGTTGGGCCAAATCCCAAGTGGCCTCCTATTTACCATGTATGCccacttcatatacacacactagggcataatttatttatattagttACTATCATATATCAttacttatgcattatttttttatggatgcacaagaaagcaccgctttgtaaagtttacagATGGGGCAGAAGAAGTGCGTGTTCACTGCAGTTGTACTTTCGTTGAATATTCAGGATgcagaaaatatattaaaaagtatgttgtgtgtgtgtgtgtgtgtgcgcgcaattatatacaatataattatACACAATTCTAAATATAATGTGTACTTTTGTATGCATTTGTTACCTCGAGTCTTCAGTAAGATTGTAATCTCCTGAGCACCAGCTTTGTCGACTGACGGATCGAGTGTTCCTGAGTCCAAATCTTTCAAGAGAATTTGTGCCGTTTCAAAACTGTCATTCATAGTTGTTGCGATCACACCAGTCGGCCCACGCTTTACCCAGCCACTGCAGTACAGTCCtgtacacacagagacagacacacacacacacacacacacacacacacacacacacacacacacacacacacacacacacacacacacacacacacacacacacacacacacaggttttacTTTGCAAGAGGACcttgtatttacttttttattacagTAATGGCTAAATACTATGAAAAAACtacataaccataacaaaattTCACTTTTTGTCAGTTTTAGTTTTGAAAATTACAGCAAGGCTTTTTTGACGACCAACCTATTTCACAATTCTCATATTTGCCCTAtaactacaaacacacaaataaatgaatacacccacccacccacccacccacagcGGAAATAAGTATTAGACGAgtcaacattgttttcagtaaatacatttccaatgaggctattcacatgaaattttcaccagacatcagtattaactcaagaaatctggaaatataaagaattcacaacattaaagtccataaataaagttatgtgtaataaagtggaatgacacaggaaaaagagtattgaacacgctgactgaaatgtatttaatacttagtggagaagcctttgtaaTGACCGCTACAAGACACGTTCAATACATCTCATTTTAGTTAAACACAATGTGTGAACAGCAACATGAAACGTTTTAACGTTAAAGAATGTTTTCTTCTTCCTGATATTTAGTCCAAACAAGCAAGTTCAAACCCCTATAAAACAAGCACTTATAATAAAAGGTGAAAACAATgactttgttttaaaatgagatGTATGCAGTACACGTTGGATGTTTTACTGTAACTACCATGTGGACATCGAGAAAACATCTCTGTGATTTACACACTGGTCAATTATTCTGTGTGAAATGATCATAATTTCTACAGACGAAAAACTAATATCCATGAAAAGCAACCAAATCTCAAATAACTGATTTCAAAATTAAAAACTGGAAAGATTTGCACcaatcatgtttatttttgatttttttttttgttatatatatatgagaaaatGAAATAGAAATTCATGCAACAAGTGGCAACACATCAGGCACACACTCCTGGCAAGTGGCCATCTTAGTGAACTGCCTATTTCACACACATATTGgccagtctgtacaggattgaAGTACAACTGCAGTTGTACTTTCGTTGAATATTCAGGatgtagaaaatatatttttgtgtgtgtgtgtgtacacacaattgtatacaatacaattatatacaattttaaatataatttgtaCATATTTGCTGGTGAATTTGGTACGAATTTGTACGTATTTGTTGGTacgaattggtgaaattgcaattgcaccaAATTGGTTTGCACGCCCTTTTGAAGttgtgtttgttggtaaatgagaccttttaccTCACGtgtgtgaatcaaagagggctttggctgaatgcgcgttgtgattatg
This is a stretch of genomic DNA from Ictalurus punctatus breed USDA103 chromosome 13, Coco_2.0, whole genome shotgun sequence. It encodes these proteins:
- the fdxr gene encoding retrovirus-related Pol polyprotein from transposon 412 isoform X2, translated to MDHTLQHLLETSLQQHAVTQRLAESLQVATQTLIAMRTETPAASMPLPDATSEIRRLLPPLGPEEDLEAYFETFESIARREGWDSDDWPRALGPLLTGEARTAYYALEPEEATDYLAMKEGVLAWCGRTPGQAATEFHRWVYRSGARPRCQMNALIRITKRWLRPDRHTASEVAEKVAVDRFLRALPRAERQAVGAHAPTTPQELLTALEQTLATLELDSGEQQHLDRPLGAQGPRSDRQTRPRIWRNPQRAPTCEHPRDEPMPTEPEREAARLLTKPWLAGCALHQQQPPEAPSVTVWVEGRPVTALLDTGSTVTLAQPSILPEGRRPSGTLTVTCVHGDTREVPSAEVQIRSEAGTWPLQVGIIPELPVPLLLGRDWPGFRVVPRAEPRRPRRRGKGIPTWPAYLAQDDGEAPSEGKTPQTTNSLASVFPQVNREGKFSREQKEDDRLKHCWAQVRVMEGVDQSPDLRLPTSYFLVRGGLLYQRACRRGEQVDLLVVPRAKTAVLLHLAHTHPLGGHLGARNTLEKLRDRFVWPRMEAEVRAFCQQCPQCQHTAPRRPPPAPLIPLPIIGVPFERVGMDLVGPLPKSARGHEYILVLVDYATRYPEAVPLRKATSQNIARELVLLFSRVGIPKDVLTDQGTPFVSKLMADLCRMLQVKHLRTSVYHPQTDGLVERFNQTLKRMLRRVVDEEGRNWDLLLPYVLFAVRECPQASTGFTPFELLFGRRPRGLLDVAREAWEEQPSPFRSVVEYVQDMQARIDRVGPIVREHMLAAQEEQKKVYNRPAQPREFQPGDRVLLLVPSSACKFLARWQGPYTVLERRGPVNYRLQQPGKPKDGKLYHVNLLKKWVEPTPVVSAFAAQDSDRGKDTLVGFGEDLTPTQRQELTELIDQFADVFSAAPGMTQLVQHEIKTPPGVVVRQRPYRVPKARRQAIEEEVSRMLRDHIIEESSSPWSSPIVVVPKPDGSMRICNDFRRLNQVSEFDSYPLSRVDDLIERLERARFISTLDLTKGYWQVALAPEARPKTAFSTATGHWQYRVLPFGLHGAPATFQRLMDILLRPHRQFAAAYLDDVVIHSSTWADHLFHLREVLKALREAGLTANPKKCHLGLTEAQYLGYRIGRGMLKPQQKKIEAVKDYPRPTSKKQPLPSQTLQRRASRTR
- the fdxr gene encoding uncharacterized protein fdxr isoform X8; translated protein: MDHTLQHLLETSLQQHAVTQRLAESLQVATQTLIAMRTETPAASMPLPDATSEIRRLLPPLGPEEDLEAYFETFESIARREGWDSDDWPRALGPLLTGEARTAYYALEPEEATDYLAMKEGVLAWCGRTPGQAATEFHRWVYRSGARPRCQMNALIRITKRWLRPDRHTASEVAEKVAVDRFLRALPRAERQAVGAHAPTTPQELLTALEQTLATLELDSGEQQHLDRPLGAQGPRSDRQTRPRIWRNPQRAPTCEHPRDEPMPTEPEREAARLLTKPWLAGCALHQQQPPEAPSVTVWVEGRPVTALLDTGSTVTLAQPSILPEGRRPSGTLTVTCVHGDTREVPSAEVQIRSEAGTWPLQVGIIPELPVPLLLGRDWPGFRVVPRAEPRRPRRRGKGIPTWPAYLAQDDGEAPSEGVRPVSFSEWEKINSGEVRRGEVLGKPREKFLDVKEMLEVAWS
- the fdxr gene encoding uncharacterized protein fdxr isoform X3, translating into MDHTLQHLLETSLQQHAVTQRLAESLQVATQTLIAMRTETPAASMPLPDATSEIRRLLPPLGPEEDLEAYFETFESIARREGWDSDDWPRALGPLLTGEARTAYYALEPEEATDYLAMKEGVLAWCGRTPGQAATEFHRWVYRSGARPRCQMNALIRITKRWLRPDRHTASEVAEKVAVDRFLRALPRAERQAVGAHAPTTPQELLTALEQTLATLELDSGEQQHLDRPLGAQGPRSDRQTRPRIWRNPQRAPTCEHPRDEPMPTEPEREAARLLTKPWLAGCALHQQQPPEAPSVTVWVEGRPVTALLDTGSTVTLAQPSILPEGRRPSGTLTVTCVHGDTREVPSAEVQIRSEAGTWPLQVGIIPELPVPLLLGRDWPGFRVVPRAEPRRPRRRGKGIPTWPAYLAQDDGEAPSEGKTPQTTNSLASVFPQVNREGKFSREQKEDDRLKHCWAQVRVMEGVDQSPDLRLPTSYFLVRGGLLYQRACRRGEQVDLLVVPRAKTAVLLHLAHTHPLGGHLGARNTLEKLRDRFVWPRMEAEVRAFCQQCPQCQHTAPRRPPPAPLIPLPIIGVPFERVGMDLVGPLPKSARGHEYILVLVDYATRYPEAVPLRKATSQNIARELVLLFSRVGIPKDVLTDQGVRPVSFSEWEKINSGEVRRGEVLGKPREKFLDVKEMLEVAWS
- the fdxr gene encoding uncharacterized protein fdxr isoform X1 → MDHTLQHLLETSLQQHAVTQRLAESLQVATQTLIAMRTETPAASMPLPDATSEIRRLLPPLGPEEDLEAYFETFESIARREGWDSDDWPRALGPLLTGEARTAYYALEPEEATDYLAMKEGVLAWCGRTPGQAATEFHRWVYRSGARPRCQMNALIRITKRWLRPDRHTASEVAEKVAVDRFLRALPRAERQAVGAHAPTTPQELLTALEQTLATLELDSGEQQHLDRPLGAQGPRSDRQTRPRIWRNPQRAPTCEHPRDEPMPTEPEREAARLLTKPWLAGCALHQQQPPEAPSVTVWVEGRPVTALLDTGSTVTLAQPSILPEGRRPSGTLTVTCVHGDTREVPSAEVQIRSEAGTWPLQVGIIPELPVPLLLGRDWPGFRVVPRAEPRRPRRRGKGIPTWPAYLAQDDGEAPSEGKTPQTTNSLASVFPQVNREGKFSREQKEDDRLKHCWAQVRVMEGVDQSPDLRLPTSYFLVRGGLLYQRACRRGEQVDLLVVPRAKTAVLLHLAHTHPLGGHLGARNTLEKLRDRFVWPRMEAEVRAFCQQCPQCQHTAPRRPPPAPLIPLPIIGVPFERVGMDLVGPLPKSARGHEYILVLVDYATRYPEAVPLRKATSQNIARELVLLFSRVGIPKDVLTDQGTPFVSKLMADLCRMLQVKHLRTSVYHPQTDGLVERFNQTLKRMLRRVVDEEGRNWDLLLPYVLFAVRECPQASTGFTPFELLFGRRPRGLLDVAREAWEEQPSPFRSVVEYVQDMQARIDRVGPIVREHMLAAQEEQKKVYNRPAQPREFQPGDRVLLLVPSSACKFLARWQGPYTVLERRGPVNYRLQQPGKPKDGKLYHVNLLKKWVEPTPVVSAFAAQDSDRGKDTLVGFGEDLTPTQRQELTELIDQFADVFSAAPGMTQLVQHEIKTPPGVVVRQRPYRVPKARRQAIEEEVSRMLRDHIIEESSSPWSSPIVVVPKPDGSMRICNDFRRLNQVSEFDSYPLSRVDDLIERLERARFISTLDLTKGYWQVALAPEARPKTAFSTATGHWQYRVLPFGLHGAPATFQRLMDILLRPHRQFAAAYLDDVVIHSSTWADHLFHLREVLKALREAGLTANPKKCHLGLTEAQYLGYRIGRGMLKPQQKKIEAVKDYPRPTSKKQVRAFLGLAGYYRRFMPNFSAVASPLSDLTKKGQPDQVRWTADAERAFQALKEALTSAPILRNPDFDLPFTVHTDASETGRRPLPDLRRGRTPSPLHQPEAVPGREEVCGGRAGGTSNKMGHRGAAILSGGQALHPHNRPRPPAVDGQGEGHQRPGNPLVPRLTRLLLSG